One segment of Deinococcus multiflagellatus DNA contains the following:
- a CDS encoding amidohydrolase family protein, giving the protein MTAPAAFTPRLLVCDVLYTGMGGAQAPGAVVVVGGTVAATGHPDILRATYPHAQEERVGGVIAPPPVNAHTHLDMSAYAFQALPYFRWLPEVVIAQRERRGVEGAVAGAETLAAQGVGGVGDIVNIPAVMDALLDREDLRGVLYFEVLGPIPAQAEERFAAVRALVDGWRRHPRAGELRVGLTPHTPFTVSHRLMRLVTEYAAGEGLPLQIHVAEHPSEVELFATGGGPLWDNRMPALYTATFAEVIGRAPEPDLTPVRYLDELGVLAARPTLVHMVNVTADDIARVARAGCAVVTCPRSNQHLDCGVFPWTAFAAAGVEVALGTDSVASAETLDVRDEVAFARRLYPELDPRLIVRAAVKGGHRVLGTRAPLIRRGEGWQEAYIWSAAHDTRR; this is encoded by the coding sequence ATGACTGCGCCTGCCGCCTTCACCCCCCGCCTGCTCGTGTGCGACGTGCTGTACACCGGCATGGGGGGCGCGCAGGCACCGGGCGCCGTGGTGGTGGTGGGCGGCACGGTGGCCGCCACCGGGCACCCGGACATCCTGCGCGCCACCTATCCCCACGCACAAGAGGAGCGCGTGGGCGGCGTGATCGCCCCGCCCCCCGTGAACGCCCACACCCACCTGGACATGAGTGCCTATGCGTTTCAGGCCCTGCCGTATTTCCGCTGGTTGCCCGAGGTGGTCATCGCCCAGCGCGAGCGCCGGGGCGTGGAAGGGGCCGTGGCCGGGGCCGAGACCCTGGCCGCGCAAGGGGTGGGCGGTGTGGGCGACATCGTGAACATTCCGGCCGTGATGGATGCCCTGCTGGACCGTGAAGACCTGCGCGGCGTGCTGTATTTCGAGGTGCTGGGGCCCATTCCGGCGCAGGCCGAGGAGCGCTTTGCCGCCGTGCGCGCCCTGGTGGACGGCTGGCGGCGCCACCCCCGGGCGGGTGAACTGCGCGTGGGCCTCACCCCGCACACCCCCTTTACCGTCAGCCACCGCCTGATGCGTCTGGTGACCGAGTACGCGGCCGGCGAGGGCCTGCCCCTGCAGATTCATGTGGCCGAGCACCCCAGCGAGGTGGAGCTGTTCGCCACGGGCGGGGGCCCGCTGTGGGACAACCGGATGCCCGCGCTGTACACCGCCACCTTTGCCGAGGTGATTGGCCGCGCGCCCGAGCCGGACCTGACCCCGGTGCGCTACCTGGACGAACTGGGCGTGCTGGCCGCCCGGCCCACCCTGGTGCATATGGTGAACGTGACCGCAGACGACATCGCCCGGGTGGCGCGCGCGGGCTGCGCGGTGGTGACCTGCCCGCGTTCCAACCAGCACCTGGACTGCGGCGTCTTTCCCTGGACGGCCTTTGCGGCGGCGGGGGTGGAGGTGGCGCTGGGCACCGATTCCGTGGCCAGCGCCGAAACGCTGGACGTGCGCGACGAGGTGGCTTTTGCCCGGCGCCTTTACCCGGAACTGGACCCCCGCCTGATCGTGCGCGCGGCCGTCAAGGGCGGCCACCGCGTGCTGGGCACCCGCGCGCCCCTGATCCGCCGGGGCGAGGGCTGGCAGGAGGCGTATATCTGGTCAGCGGCACACGACACCCGCCGCTGA
- a CDS encoding N-formylglutamate amidohydrolase — MAPLRDLLIVTPHSSGQLPADVLWGMLGEAMFDTAAREALLRRVFLDGDPYTDLLYHLPGARHIQAPWSRFAADLNRERADRADNGVLKLTSFDRDTLYPPGFVLGEEAREDRLRRLWDPFDALLSAEAPRSRLMIVGHAMAPHGPALGHDTGKPRPAICLMPGTAEAPTFPLALWPALQQAAEQAFAPALAHSPDPRVTVGEPWSTDTLSRVHGARAGIPAFGIEFNTALYLHGGQPQDEQLRTLNRGFIAFAGAALGLLA; from the coding sequence ATGGCCCCGCTCCGCGACCTGTTGATCGTCACGCCCCACTCTTCCGGGCAGCTGCCGGCGGACGTGCTGTGGGGCATGCTGGGCGAGGCGATGTTCGACACAGCTGCGCGCGAGGCCCTGCTGCGGCGCGTGTTTCTGGACGGCGATCCCTACACCGACCTGCTGTACCACCTCCCCGGCGCCCGCCACATACAGGCCCCCTGGAGCCGCTTTGCCGCCGACCTCAACCGCGAGCGTGCGGACCGGGCCGACAACGGGGTGCTGAAACTCACGAGCTTTGACCGGGACACGCTGTATCCCCCCGGCTTTGTGCTGGGCGAGGAGGCCCGCGAGGACCGCCTGCGCCGCCTGTGGGACCCGTTCGACGCGCTGCTCTCGGCCGAAGCGCCGCGCAGCCGCCTGATGATCGTGGGGCACGCGATGGCGCCGCACGGCCCGGCCCTGGGCCACGACACTGGAAAGCCGCGCCCCGCCATCTGCCTGATGCCGGGCACCGCCGAGGCCCCCACCTTTCCGCTGGCCTTGTGGCCCGCGCTGCAGCAGGCCGCCGAGCAGGCGTTTGCCCCAGCGCTGGCCCACAGCCCCGACCCCCGGGTGACTGTGGGCGAACCCTGGAGCACCGATACCCTCAGCCGCGTGCACGGGGCGCGCGCCGGGATTCCGGCATTCGGCATTGAGTTCAATACGGCGCTGTACCTGCACGGCGGGCAGCCCCAGGATGAGCAGTTGCGCACCCTGAACCGGGGCTTTATCGCCTTTGCCGGGGCGGCGCTGGGGCTGCTGGCCTAA
- a CDS encoding polyprenyl synthetase family protein codes for MRPELLSRVLSLLPQSAQRPELRDYHDMLRDYPQRGGKGLRSELLLLSARAHGLQVGGPGWEGALWLAAALELFQNWVLIHDDIEDDSEDRRGRPALHRLHGVPLAINAGDGLHAYMWAAVHRAGVPGGMDAFLQMIHRTAEGQHLDLCWVERREWALREADYLEMVRLKTAYYTVVVPLQLGALAAGQVPHPGFEAAGLALGTAFQIRDDVLNLLGDPLKYGKEIGGDLLEGKRTLIVLHWLQSAPAEQREVFLAQMARPRPDKDPATVAQLQAWLLESGSVAHAQAFAAQEAAAGLKLLQEALAAAPGASAAAELLHTVRDLATREA; via the coding sequence ATGCGCCCCGAACTGCTGTCCCGCGTGCTGTCGCTGCTGCCCCAGTCTGCCCAGAGGCCTGAACTGCGCGACTACCACGACATGCTGCGCGACTATCCGCAGCGGGGCGGCAAGGGCCTGCGCTCGGAGCTGCTGCTGCTCAGCGCCCGCGCCCACGGCCTGCAGGTCGGCGGGCCCGGCTGGGAAGGGGCGCTGTGGCTGGCCGCCGCCCTGGAACTGTTTCAGAACTGGGTGCTGATCCACGACGACATTGAAGACGACAGCGAGGACCGCCGGGGCCGCCCTGCGCTGCACCGCCTGCATGGCGTGCCGCTGGCCATCAATGCGGGCGACGGCCTGCACGCCTACATGTGGGCGGCCGTGCACCGCGCCGGGGTGCCGGGGGGCATGGACGCCTTCTTGCAGATGATTCACCGCACCGCCGAGGGCCAGCACCTCGACCTGTGCTGGGTGGAGCGCCGCGAGTGGGCGCTGCGCGAGGCCGATTACCTGGAAATGGTGCGCCTGAAAACCGCCTACTACACGGTGGTGGTGCCGCTCCAGCTGGGCGCGCTGGCCGCTGGGCAGGTGCCCCACCCCGGCTTTGAGGCGGCGGGCCTGGCCCTGGGCACCGCCTTTCAGATCCGCGACGACGTGCTGAACCTGCTGGGCGATCCCCTCAAGTACGGCAAGGAAATCGGCGGCGACCTGCTGGAAGGCAAGCGCACCCTGATCGTGCTGCACTGGCTGCAGAGTGCCCCCGCAGAGCAGCGCGAGGTCTTTCTGGCCCAGATGGCCCGCCCGCGCCCCGACAAGGACCCGGCCACCGTGGCCCAGCTGCAGGCGTGGCTGCTGGAGAGCGGCAGTGTGGCCCACGCCCAGGCCTTCGCCGCCCAGGAAGCCGCCGCCGGCCTGAAGCTGCTGCAAGAGGCTCTGGCCGCCGCCCCCGGGGCCAGCGCCGCCGCCGAGCTGCTGCACACGGTGCGCGACCTCGCCACCCGCGAGGCGTGA
- a CDS encoding alpha/beta fold hydrolase gives MSRSLPLLRGVRALLVLALLGALGLAAAQAAPTAALRPALSGEQRTLSLPGFGAVAYTADPRGTGRPLVLLHSVNAAASAYEMKPLWDAYAGSRPLYALEWPGFGRSGRPDVPYTPALMVSALRALLDTLGTEVDVVALSLGSEFAARAALADPRIRRLALISPTGLGRARGEPNPNTGRALRAVSGPLYSALRTRPSIEYFLSRSFRGPVDDGLLAYALETSRQPGAVYGPLAFLSGVLFTPDAYGDLYARLSVPVLVLYDQDAFTSFERLPELLGRPGVQAVRIEGTDGLPQFDRPGEVKAALDRFWSEAETR, from the coding sequence ATGTCAAGGTCACTGCCGCTGCTGCGTGGTGTTCGGGCCCTGCTGGTGCTGGCGCTGCTGGGCGCTTTGGGGCTGGCGGCGGCGCAGGCGGCGCCCACGGCCGCGCTGCGCCCCGCCCTGAGCGGCGAACAGCGCACGCTGAGCCTGCCCGGCTTCGGGGCGGTGGCCTACACGGCCGACCCCCGGGGGACCGGGCGCCCGCTGGTGCTGCTGCACAGCGTGAATGCCGCCGCCAGTGCCTACGAAATGAAGCCGCTGTGGGACGCCTACGCCGGCAGCCGCCCGCTGTACGCCCTGGAGTGGCCCGGGTTTGGCCGCAGTGGCCGCCCCGACGTGCCCTACACCCCGGCCCTGATGGTCTCGGCCCTCCGGGCACTGCTGGACACCCTGGGCACCGAAGTGGACGTGGTGGCCCTGAGCCTGGGCAGTGAGTTCGCCGCCCGCGCCGCCCTGGCTGACCCCCGCATCCGCCGCCTCGCCCTGATCAGCCCCACTGGCCTGGGCCGGGCGCGGGGCGAACCCAACCCGAACACGGGCCGGGCCCTGCGCGCGGTGTCGGGGCCGCTGTACAGCGCGCTGCGCACCCGCCCCAGCATCGAATACTTCCTGAGCCGCTCGTTCCGGGGGCCTGTGGACGACGGCCTGCTGGCCTACGCCCTGGAGACCTCGCGCCAGCCGGGGGCGGTGTACGGTCCGCTGGCGTTTCTCAGCGGCGTGCTGTTCACGCCCGACGCCTACGGTGACCTGTACGCCCGCCTGAGTGTGCCGGTGCTGGTGCTGTACGACCAGGACGCGTTTACCTCTTTTGAACGTCTGCCCGAACTGCTGGGGCGCCCGGGGGTGCAGGCCGTGCGCATTGAGGGCACCGACGGCCTGCCCCAGTTTGACCGCCCGGGCGAGGTGAAAGCGGCCCTGGACCGTTTCTGGAGCGAAGCAGAGACCCGGTAA
- the secA gene encoding preprotein translocase subunit SecA, translating to MFRVLNKMFDNNQRDVAQIVKTIVQPVNALEEETQKIEDLAAAFMNLRRRVQEGGESLDDVVVPAFALIREAGRRSIGKRHYDVQLIGGYALHKGRIAEMRTGEGKTLVATLALALNALEGRGCHLVTVNDYLARVGMEEMGLLYRTLGLTVGLASRDLQPHQKQAAYACDITYVTNSELGFDYLRDNMAQSREALSLRAEHPLNFAIVDEVDSILIDEARTPLIISGAAEKATDLYYVYAKLIRRLQKGEPAEPGVRAEPTGDYTIDEKGKQVHLTEGGISKIERLLSLSDLYSPENMDKAHMISQAIRARELYHREKDYIVNAEGEVVIIDEFTGRSMPGRRYGEGLHQAIEAKEGVKIENENQTLATITYQNFFRLYNKFAGMTGTAKTEEKEFLDIYGSDVLVIPTNKPILRKDADDLVYRSKMGKYAAVVEEVKTMHATGRPVLIGTASIVTSEQLSDLLTQAGIGHSVLNAKFEAQEASIVAQAGRSGTVTIATNMAGRGTDIMLGGNAEYLIGEAIEGQLGLSRYAPEVENFIKAISRQDEGAVALGLQIPGMTEDFVRQAQQLQADTLADRQKVRDLGGLHIIGTERHESRRIDNQLRGRAGRQGDPGSSRFYVSFEDDLMRLFANDRVVGMMDRLGMDDSQPIEAKMVTGAIEKAQARVEDRNFSIRKQLLEFDNVMSKQRDTIYAQRREVLLGRDEDVEESTEGMIADFVDLQLATHLPIDQNADAWDIEGLRAAVLDAVPQLEGFDFEALRAMSPAQAQDTLLQAVADAFDARKEELSPTMLNSLSRYVLLQVVDQHWKEHLHAMDVLRQGIGLRGYGQRDPFTEYKFEATNMFNEMIDTLKAEVTKFIFRMQFGQAA from the coding sequence ATGTTCCGTGTCCTGAACAAAATGTTCGATAACAACCAGCGCGATGTGGCGCAGATCGTCAAGACGATTGTGCAGCCGGTGAACGCGCTGGAAGAAGAAACCCAGAAAATTGAAGATCTGGCCGCTGCTTTCATGAACCTGCGCCGCCGCGTGCAGGAGGGCGGCGAGTCCCTGGACGACGTGGTGGTGCCCGCCTTTGCCCTGATCCGCGAGGCCGGGCGCCGCTCGATTGGCAAGCGCCACTACGACGTGCAGCTGATCGGCGGCTACGCGCTGCACAAGGGCCGCATTGCGGAAATGCGCACCGGTGAAGGCAAGACGCTGGTGGCGACCCTGGCGCTGGCCCTGAACGCTCTGGAAGGTCGGGGCTGCCATCTGGTCACCGTGAACGATTACCTGGCGCGGGTGGGCATGGAAGAAATGGGCCTGCTGTACCGCACCCTGGGCCTCACCGTGGGGCTGGCCAGCCGCGACCTGCAGCCGCACCAGAAACAGGCCGCCTACGCCTGCGACATCACCTATGTCACCAACAGCGAACTGGGCTTTGACTACTTGCGCGACAACATGGCCCAGAGCCGCGAGGCGCTGTCGCTGCGCGCCGAGCACCCCCTGAACTTTGCCATCGTGGACGAGGTGGACTCGATCCTCATTGACGAGGCCCGCACGCCGCTGATCATCTCGGGGGCCGCTGAAAAGGCCACCGACCTGTATTACGTGTACGCCAAGCTGATTCGCCGCCTGCAAAAAGGCGAGCCCGCCGAACCCGGGGTGCGCGCCGAGCCCACCGGCGACTACACCATTGACGAAAAAGGCAAGCAGGTGCACCTCACCGAAGGCGGCATCTCCAAGATTGAGCGCCTGCTGAGCCTCTCGGACCTGTACAGCCCGGAAAACATGGACAAGGCCCACATGATCAGCCAGGCCATCCGCGCCCGCGAGCTGTACCACCGCGAGAAGGATTACATCGTGAACGCGGAAGGCGAAGTGGTGATCATTGATGAGTTCACGGGCCGCTCGATGCCGGGGCGCCGCTACGGCGAAGGGCTGCACCAGGCCATTGAAGCCAAGGAAGGCGTGAAGATCGAAAACGAGAACCAGACCCTCGCCACGATCACCTACCAGAACTTCTTCCGCCTGTACAACAAGTTCGCGGGCATGACCGGCACCGCCAAGACCGAGGAAAAGGAATTCCTCGACATCTACGGCAGCGACGTGCTGGTGATTCCCACCAACAAGCCGATTCTGCGCAAGGACGCCGACGATCTGGTGTACCGCTCCAAGATGGGCAAGTACGCGGCGGTGGTGGAAGAGGTGAAGACCATGCACGCCACCGGGCGCCCGGTGTTGATCGGCACGGCCAGCATCGTCACCAGCGAGCAGCTGAGCGACCTGCTGACCCAGGCGGGCATCGGGCACAGCGTGCTGAACGCCAAGTTCGAGGCCCAGGAGGCCAGCATCGTGGCGCAGGCGGGCCGCTCGGGGACCGTGACCATCGCCACCAACATGGCCGGACGCGGCACCGACATCATGCTGGGCGGCAACGCCGAATACCTGATTGGTGAGGCGATTGAAGGTCAGCTGGGTCTGAGCCGCTACGCACCGGAAGTTGAGAACTTCATCAAGGCCATCAGCCGCCAGGACGAAGGCGCCGTGGCCCTGGGGCTGCAGATCCCCGGCATGACCGAAGACTTTGTCCGGCAGGCCCAGCAGCTGCAGGCCGACACCCTGGCCGACCGCCAGAAGGTGCGCGACCTGGGCGGGCTGCATATCATTGGCACCGAGCGCCACGAGTCGCGCCGCATTGACAACCAGCTGCGAGGCCGCGCGGGCCGGCAGGGCGACCCGGGCAGCAGCCGCTTCTACGTGTCGTTCGAGGACGACCTGATGCGCCTGTTTGCCAATGACCGCGTGGTGGGCATGATGGACCGCCTGGGCATGGACGACAGCCAGCCCATTGAGGCCAAGATGGTCACAGGCGCCATCGAAAAGGCGCAGGCGCGCGTGGAAGACCGCAACTTCAGTATCCGCAAGCAGCTGCTGGAATTCGACAACGTGATGAGCAAGCAGCGCGACACCATCTACGCCCAGCGCCGCGAGGTGCTGCTGGGCCGCGATGAGGACGTCGAAGAGAGTACCGAGGGCATGATTGCGGACTTCGTGGACCTGCAACTGGCCACGCACCTGCCCATTGACCAGAACGCCGACGCCTGGGACATTGAGGGCCTGCGCGCCGCCGTGCTGGACGCCGTGCCGCAGCTCGAAGGCTTTGATTTCGAGGCCCTGCGCGCCATGAGCCCCGCCCAGGCCCAAGACACGCTGCTGCAGGCCGTGGCCGACGCCTTCGATGCCCGCAAGGAAGAACTGAGCCCCACCATGCTCAACAGCCTGTCGCGCTACGTGCTGCTGCAGGTGGTGGACCAGCACTGGAAAGAACACCTGCACGCCATGGACGTGCTGCGCCAGGGCATTGGCCTGCGCGGCTACGGCCAGCGCGATCCCTTCACCGAATACAAGTTTGAAGCCACGAACATGTTCAACGAGATGATCGACACCCTCAAGGCCGAGGTCACGAAGTTCATCTTCCGCATGCAGTTCGGCCAGGCGGCGTAA